A region of Candidatus Afararchaeum irisae DNA encodes the following proteins:
- a CDS encoding N-acetyltransferase yields the protein MKHVKESGGESEYLDRVWSLKERIRRRDGYLRQTWDFFSRAYTKNECHLYIDTAAEMTNGEGERGGNETVAGFITVRSDGYILFLGVDPRYRGKGVGESLVHKTEESHGRVSCHTRTTNENAVGFYQHLGFEIQKRIDSYYRDGESAYYLTKKVETQKDRSLRRRISEILGESDGD from the coding sequence GTGAAGCACGTAAAGGAAAGCGGTGGGGAGTCCGAGTACCTCGACAGGGTCTGGAGTCTCAAAGAGAGGATAAGACGCCGTGACGGCTACCTCCGCCAGACTTGGGACTTCTTCTCACGTGCCTACACCAAAAACGAATGTCATCTCTATATCGACACAGCCGCCGAGATGACGAACGGTGAGGGTGAGAGAGGGGGGAACGAGACTGTCGCGGGATTCATCACCGTGAGAAGCGACGGCTACATACTCTTCCTGGGAGTCGACCCGAGGTACAGAGGCAAGGGAGTGGGCGAGAGCCTCGTCCATAAGACGGAGGAGAGCCACGGACGTGTCTCGTGTCACACTAGGACGACGAACGAGAACGCGGTCGGCTTCTACCAACACCTCGGCTTCGAGATACAGAAGAGGATCGACTCGTACTACCGCGACGGCGAGTCAGCCTACTACCTCACCAAGAAGGTCGAGACACAGAAAGACAGGTCACTCAGAAGACGTATCTCGGAGATACTCGGTGAGTCAGACGGCGATTAG
- a CDS encoding Tfx family DNA-binding protein has translation MDADSTVLTQRQIEVLRLREEGLTQEEVAEELGTTAANVSAVESAARDNIEKARRTLEVARLLRSPASVTAEEGADIRDLVDEVYEKGDETGVKIEYCEPELYSHLYEHLRTEGVVDGRSLVSDVEVGITREGEVKVHV, from the coding sequence ATGGACGCCGACTCGACTGTACTCACCCAGAGACAGATAGAGGTTCTGCGACTACGTGAGGAGGGGCTGACACAGGAGGAGGTCGCCGAAGAGCTCGGGACTACTGCGGCGAACGTGAGCGCGGTCGAGTCCGCGGCGCGTGACAACATAGAGAAGGCTCGTCGGACGCTCGAAGTCGCACGTCTCCTCAGGTCGCCCGCGAGCGTGACAGCCGAGGAGGGAGCCGACATACGTGACCTCGTCGACGAGGTCTACGAGAAGGGCGACGAGACGGGGGTCAAGATAGAGTACTGTGAGCCAGAGCTATACAGTCATCTCTACGAGCATCTCAGAACCGAGGGAGTCGTCGACGGCAGGAGCCTCGTCTCGGATGTCGAGGTCGGTATCACTCGTGAGGGTGAGGTCAAGGTTCACGTCTGA
- a CDS encoding extracellular solute-binding protein: MDRRSFLRTAGATAAAGLAGCTTGGGGGSSSAGDVYLLSAGSLSVILGDNIGGSFEEETGIEFQGEFHGSNAVMRFITSGQKSPDVAASADAYLLRDELKPDYATWDVVFASNSVGITYNPETEVGKRLEDGDPWYEAVAEADSEIARSDPDLDPLGYRTVQMFKLAEDYYGIKGLADDLTDRLVVDPQEAHLLASIETGDRAAAVCYKNMAVDHGLPFVSLPDELNFSNPEYADHYASVEYTTDKGETFKGTPVLYNATVLEDADSPENGRRFIRYLLQNSDVLSENGLIVDDRFPIEKGEVPEEVIP; the protein is encoded by the coding sequence ATGGACAGAAGGAGTTTCCTGAGGACGGCTGGAGCCACGGCGGCTGCGGGTCTCGCGGGATGTACGACGGGTGGGGGAGGTGGGTCGAGTTCGGCGGGAGACGTCTATCTTCTCTCAGCGGGGAGTCTCTCGGTGATACTCGGCGACAATATAGGCGGGTCTTTCGAGGAGGAGACGGGTATAGAGTTCCAGGGCGAGTTCCACGGCTCGAACGCTGTGATGCGTTTCATAACCTCGGGGCAGAAGTCCCCCGATGTCGCCGCGAGTGCCGACGCCTATCTCCTGCGTGACGAACTCAAGCCCGACTACGCGACGTGGGACGTCGTCTTCGCGTCTAACTCGGTCGGTATCACGTACAACCCCGAGACTGAGGTCGGCAAGAGGCTCGAAGACGGCGATCCGTGGTACGAGGCAGTTGCCGAAGCCGACTCCGAGATAGCGAGGAGCGACCCCGACCTCGACCCCCTCGGATACAGGACTGTCCAGATGTTCAAGCTAGCCGAGGATTACTACGGAATCAAGGGTCTCGCCGACGACCTCACAGACCGTCTCGTGGTCGATCCCCAGGAGGCACATCTCTTGGCGAGCATAGAGACGGGAGACAGAGCCGCCGCAGTCTGTTATAAGAACATGGCGGTCGACCACGGTCTGCCCTTCGTCTCTCTCCCCGACGAGCTAAACTTCTCGAACCCCGAGTACGCCGACCATTACGCGAGCGTCGAGTACACCACAGACAAGGGTGAGACTTTTAAGGGAACACCCGTTCTGTACAACGCTACCGTGCTCGAAGACGCTGACAGCCCCGAGAACGGAAGACGTTTCATAAGATATCTTCTCCAGAACTCAGATGTTCTCAGTGAGAACGGACTCATAGTCGACGACAGATTCCCGATAGAGAAGGGCGAGGTTCCCGAAGAGGTGATTCCGTGA
- a CDS encoding ABC transporter permease translates to MSQRREREKPSRIFSIPGDYTVFGLLGAVLAVYVLYPFVTFFAGAQNVTVADFTRPEIVSAVKYSLTTAPVSTAIATVFGVPLAYFLSRTDFRGKLLVESVVVLPLVLPPVVGGVMLLTGFGNFTPVGEIANSLGLSLTNSYVGILFAQTFVASPFVVITSRAGFDSVEEYERASRSLGKGPVETFFRVSLPLASGNILAGVVLTFARSLGEFGATMMTAYNPHTMPTQIWVTFMSRGVFATLPIVVILASVGLTAVVGIRYFGKTLGMSR, encoded by the coding sequence GTGAGTCAGAGACGCGAGAGAGAGAAGCCTTCACGTATCTTCTCGATCCCGGGCGACTACACCGTATTCGGTCTCCTCGGAGCTGTCTTAGCCGTCTATGTCCTCTATCCCTTCGTGACCTTCTTCGCGGGCGCCCAGAACGTCACAGTCGCCGACTTCACGCGTCCCGAGATAGTCTCGGCAGTCAAGTACTCTCTCACGACAGCACCCGTTTCGACGGCTATCGCGACAGTCTTCGGTGTACCCCTCGCCTACTTCCTCTCACGCACCGATTTCAGGGGTAAGCTACTCGTCGAGTCGGTAGTCGTTCTTCCGCTGGTTCTCCCGCCCGTAGTCGGAGGCGTGATGCTTCTCACGGGCTTCGGAAACTTCACTCCGGTGGGTGAGATAGCCAACTCGCTTGGACTGAGTCTCACCAACTCGTACGTCGGTATACTCTTCGCTCAGACCTTCGTGGCGTCGCCGTTCGTCGTCATAACATCGCGTGCGGGCTTCGACTCCGTAGAGGAGTACGAGAGGGCTTCGAGGAGTCTCGGTAAGGGACCTGTCGAGACATTCTTCCGGGTCTCGCTCCCTCTGGCGAGCGGAAACATACTCGCGGGTGTCGTCCTGACCTTCGCGCGGTCACTTGGCGAGTTCGGCGCGACTATGATGACGGCTTACAACCCCCACACTATGCCGACACAGATCTGGGTCACATTCATGTCGAGAGGTGTCTTCGCGACACTTCCTATCGTAGTGATACTCGCGTCTGTGGGGCTCACGGCTGTCGTGGGTATAAGATACTTCGGAAAGACTCTAGGGATGAGCCGATGA
- a CDS encoding ABC transporter ATP-binding protein — protein sequence MISLEDVTKEYDGFSLGADLDLTDGVTAVIGPSGSGKSTLLEIIAGFETPDSGSVSLGGRRLDGVAPEDRNVGTVFQRPTLFPHLSVRQNIEYGAEFETEEIRQLCDLLEIESLFESERSPETLSGGEKRRVSVARAVVADPDALLLDEPTTGLDEPIRRRLRYELRRVLSDLDVPCVYVTHDQNEASVVADSVVVMRDGDVVQQGSYEKILDSPRNEFVADFVGIDNLIDGEVTEVAGGRTAVDIGVAEVEVEVETTQTPSPSPGSDVSVGVPSESVGVLDAGSDGGHPSVNSLDCVIERVVPERGSKTVFLDCRGSDRLRLRAKTDLPSGIDEGDEVTVEFDPSDAVVV from the coding sequence ATGATAAGCCTCGAAGACGTAACCAAGGAGTACGACGGATTCAGTCTGGGTGCCGACCTCGACCTCACCGACGGCGTCACAGCCGTCATAGGACCCAGTGGGAGCGGGAAGTCTACACTTCTGGAGATAATCGCTGGGTTCGAGACCCCCGACTCGGGGTCGGTAAGCCTCGGTGGCAGACGTCTCGACGGAGTCGCGCCCGAGGACAGGAACGTCGGGACTGTCTTCCAGAGGCCCACTCTCTTCCCTCATCTCTCCGTAAGGCAGAACATAGAGTACGGAGCCGAGTTCGAGACTGAGGAGATACGTCAGCTGTGTGACCTGCTTGAGATAGAGTCTCTCTTCGAGTCGGAAAGATCTCCGGAGACCCTCTCAGGAGGCGAGAAGAGACGTGTCTCCGTAGCTAGAGCGGTCGTAGCTGACCCCGACGCACTCCTCCTCGACGAGCCGACGACGGGTCTCGACGAGCCGATACGCCGACGCCTCAGGTACGAGCTCAGACGCGTCCTCTCCGACCTCGACGTGCCGTGTGTCTATGTCACCCACGACCAGAATGAGGCGTCCGTAGTCGCCGACTCGGTAGTCGTGATGAGGGACGGAGACGTGGTTCAGCAGGGAAGTTACGAGAAGATACTTGACTCTCCGCGTAACGAGTTCGTCGCCGACTTCGTCGGAATAGACAACCTGATAGACGGGGAGGTCACCGAGGTTGCCGGAGGACGGACAGCCGTCGACATAGGCGTAGCGGAGGTTGAAGTCGAGGTCGAGACTACACAGACGCCGAGTCCGAGTCCCGGGTCAGACGTCTCCGTCGGAGTTCCCTCGGAGTCAGTGGGGGTACTCGACGCGGGAAGCGACGGAGGACATCCGTCGGTCAACTCCCTCGACTGTGTAATCGAACGCGTCGTGCCTGAGAGGGGATCGAAGACGGTCTTCCTCGACTGTCGAGGCTCCGACCGTCTCAGACTCAGAGCAAAGACCGACCTCCCGAGCGGGATAGACGAGGGAGACGAGGTCACAGTCGAGTTCGACCCCTCCGACGCCGTGGTTGTGTAG
- a CDS encoding group I intron-associated PD-(D/E)XK endonuclease, whose translation MAEEHPKQKGIKTEAILLSELVKRDLTVLTPFGDNERYDFVVEVEGIFHRVQVKTGRWENGGVVFETRSTGIHTYKTVRDTYQGDADLFGVYSYEEDTVYMVPVHETGSSQMKLRVDDPGINSPNINWADDYTLDSWIEGL comes from the coding sequence ATGGCAGAAGAACACCCCAAACAGAAAGGCATTAAGACAGAAGCCATACTCCTCTCGGAGTTGGTCAAGAGGGATCTGACTGTCTTAACGCCGTTTGGGGACAATGAGAGATACGACTTCGTAGTTGAAGTCGAGGGTATCTTCCATCGTGTACAGGTCAAAACCGGACGATGGGAAAACGGAGGTGTAGTCTTCGAGACCCGAAGTACGGGGATTCACACCTACAAGACAGTACGTGACACCTATCAGGGTGACGCGGATCTCTTCGGTGTGTATTCATACGAGGAAGACACCGTATACATGGTTCCGGTTCACGAGACGGGGTCATCGCAGATGAAGCTCCGTGTCGACGATCCCGGTATCAACTCGCCCAATATAAACTGGGCTGACGACTACACCCTCGACTCTTGGATCGAAGGTCTGTAA
- a CDS encoding transposase → MVTTTVTVKFHNPSLSRQKEWQRAARLYQDTKQFCIDGWENGDFDKSVTTASIDNDLYSAIQNQAIREAKADHQKDGDVQYRQSQPFALNNQNWEIDTTEDGSVVVGFPCISGWWYTPVEVYDDVDDAVRRVLDGEADKTRLQVYRRGDDWYCTFNVEYDTDPDGETAIGVDVGHNHLLAAHAADVGESMLVSGREAKYVRRRFRSLRESLQEAGALRALNRADDKESRRIRDLNHTASRRLIDWAQQFENPVLRLEDLEGIRDGGDWRGVHSWHFHQLQEFIIYKAERAGIRVEKVDPEDTSQRCSACGEYGHRDGDHFSCPECGRGRHADLNGAENIAQREGEPCTA, encoded by the coding sequence GTGGTCACGACGACCGTCACCGTCAAGTTCCACAACCCGTCGCTATCCCGGCAAAAGGAGTGGCAACGCGCCGCACGTCTCTACCAGGACACCAAGCAGTTTTGTATCGACGGGTGGGAGAACGGCGACTTCGACAAGTCCGTGACCACGGCCAGCATCGACAACGACCTCTACTCGGCCATCCAAAATCAGGCCATCCGCGAAGCGAAGGCCGACCATCAAAAGGACGGGGACGTTCAGTACCGGCAGAGCCAGCCGTTCGCCCTCAACAACCAGAATTGGGAAATCGACACCACCGAGGACGGCTCGGTCGTCGTCGGCTTCCCCTGCATCTCTGGGTGGTGGTACACACCCGTCGAAGTCTACGACGACGTGGACGACGCCGTTCGCCGTGTCCTTGACGGCGAGGCCGACAAGACCCGGCTACAGGTCTACCGCCGGGGGGACGACTGGTACTGCACGTTCAACGTCGAGTACGACACCGATCCCGATGGAGAGACAGCCATAGGCGTGGACGTGGGTCACAACCACCTGCTCGCGGCTCATGCCGCCGACGTGGGCGAGTCGATGCTGGTGTCCGGTCGAGAGGCGAAGTACGTCCGACGACGCTTTCGTTCCCTGCGCGAGTCGCTTCAGGAAGCGGGTGCGCTTCGCGCACTCAACCGCGCAGATGACAAAGAAAGCCGCCGGATTCGTGACCTCAACCACACAGCCTCCCGCCGCCTTATCGACTGGGCACAGCAGTTCGAGAACCCCGTTCTCCGCCTCGAAGACCTTGAAGGAATCCGTGACGGCGGCGACTGGCGCGGTGTCCACTCGTGGCACTTTCACCAGTTGCAGGAGTTCATCATCTACAAGGCCGAACGTGCTGGTATCCGGGTTGAGAAGGTAGACCCGGAGGACACCAGCCAGCGGTGTTCGGCCTGTGGTGAGTACGGCCACCGAGACGGCGACCACTTTTCTTGCCCAGAATGTGGCCGTGGGCGTCACGCCGACCTAAACGGGGCGGAGAACATCGCACAACGGGAGGGTGAACCATGCACGGCGTAG
- the mbhE gene encoding hydrogen gas-evolving membrane-bound hydrogenase subunit E, giving the protein MSQYELYAVLTVVLLPFVGALVYPYIHRAVGERAAYFATLVASVSFGLVVWLYTAQRGVVGVDWIPTYSIRLSFLLDGLSLMMGGIVSGVGVLITVYARGYMHGEDRQGRFFAYLLGFMGSMLGVVFSNSLVLLFVFWELTSFTSFMLIGFYTHDSDSVYGARKSMVITVSGGLFMLVGFLLIHLVTGSFSLAEITSSSLSPSLAESPLYLPILVLVLLGAATKSAQVPFHIWLPNAMEAPTPVSAFLHSATMVKAGVYLLGRLSPALSGSSFEWTLVVSLLGMVTMTAAAVLAVGATDIKELLAYSTVSHLGLITATFGFANKIGAEAGVFHILNHATFKATLFMVAGIVAHSVGTRSIDDLGGLRHRMPFVAAFAGIASLSMAGVPPFNGFYSKEFLYEASLEMSHTVSWGWIFPVVAVAGSVFTFVYSMGFFFRVFWGEETEYIRNHGFHSPSVPSLVPPGILVVVIGVISVDPTVAADLVVTEAIGSVYGHSVEFHPHLPTSLTTAFGMSILTVLIGVALYTRYDLIHRSVRCLLDSEPRLTVNYYYDGFMSTAPRLSKATVDRIDKGYLRTYVTLMLLSTVVVAVAGYVVGDVFPVSSSFSLAFSPDTASLVGVLLLTVIASIAVLFAPSHIAGVLMLSIIGFMVGIFYVIASAPDLAITQIVVETVTLVFFLVVLQRLPAFYQERKPGIDRERDLLISLLVGATVFVTVIGARSGTSSVPKISDYFIENSVELGGGHNVVNVILVDFRGFDTLGESAVVMMAALGVITLIASRTKSGGGSE; this is encoded by the coding sequence GTGTCTCAATACGAACTCTACGCCGTACTTACGGTGGTCTTACTACCCTTCGTCGGTGCTCTCGTCTACCCCTACATCCACAGGGCTGTTGGTGAGCGCGCGGCTTACTTTGCCACTCTCGTGGCGTCTGTCTCATTCGGACTCGTCGTCTGGCTCTACACGGCTCAGCGCGGAGTCGTGGGTGTCGACTGGATTCCGACCTATTCTATACGTCTCTCGTTCCTACTCGACGGTCTGTCTCTCATGATGGGAGGCATTGTCTCGGGCGTCGGTGTTCTGATCACAGTCTACGCACGTGGATATATGCACGGCGAGGATCGGCAGGGACGTTTCTTCGCCTACCTACTCGGATTCATGGGCTCGATGCTCGGTGTAGTCTTCTCTAACAGCCTCGTTCTTCTCTTCGTCTTCTGGGAGCTCACTTCTTTCACGTCTTTCATGCTCATAGGCTTCTACACTCACGACTCCGACTCTGTCTACGGAGCGCGTAAGAGCATGGTTATAACCGTCTCGGGAGGTCTCTTCATGCTCGTCGGCTTTCTCCTGATACATCTCGTCACCGGAAGCTTCTCTTTAGCCGAGATAACCTCCTCGTCTCTGTCTCCGTCTCTCGCGGAAAGTCCCCTCTACTTGCCTATACTCGTACTCGTCCTCCTCGGAGCCGCGACTAAGAGCGCGCAGGTGCCTTTCCATATCTGGCTTCCGAACGCGATGGAAGCACCCACTCCCGTATCGGCATTCCTCCATTCTGCGACTATGGTGAAGGCAGGGGTCTACCTACTCGGAAGACTCTCTCCCGCTCTCTCGGGTTCGAGTTTCGAGTGGACCCTCGTCGTAAGTCTTCTCGGAATGGTGACCATGACAGCCGCGGCTGTTCTCGCAGTCGGAGCCACCGACATAAAGGAGCTTCTCGCCTACTCGACGGTGAGTCATCTCGGACTCATAACCGCGACCTTCGGATTCGCGAACAAGATAGGTGCGGAGGCGGGCGTATTCCATATACTCAACCACGCGACCTTTAAGGCGACCCTCTTCATGGTCGCGGGAATAGTAGCCCACTCGGTCGGGACTCGTAGTATTGACGACCTCGGCGGTCTACGTCACCGTATGCCGTTTGTAGCCGCTTTCGCGGGGATAGCGTCGCTGTCGATGGCAGGTGTACCCCCCTTCAACGGCTTCTACTCGAAGGAGTTCCTCTATGAGGCGTCCTTAGAGATGTCTCACACGGTTTCGTGGGGGTGGATATTCCCCGTCGTCGCTGTCGCCGGCTCGGTCTTCACATTCGTCTACTCGATGGGGTTCTTCTTCCGTGTATTCTGGGGCGAAGAGACCGAGTACATACGGAACCACGGCTTCCACTCTCCCTCAGTCCCCTCGCTCGTACCTCCCGGGATTCTTGTTGTTGTAATCGGAGTCATAAGCGTAGATCCGACAGTAGCCGCCGACTTAGTCGTCACCGAAGCTATAGGCTCTGTCTACGGTCACTCAGTCGAGTTCCATCCCCATCTTCCGACATCGTTGACCACTGCTTTCGGGATGAGCATACTCACGGTTCTGATCGGAGTAGCTCTGTACACGAGGTACGATCTCATCCACCGCTCGGTAAGATGTCTCCTCGACTCGGAGCCTCGTCTCACCGTCAACTACTACTACGACGGCTTCATGTCTACCGCGCCACGTCTCTCGAAGGCGACCGTCGACAGGATAGACAAAGGGTATCTCAGAACCTATGTCACATTGATGCTTCTCTCGACTGTCGTAGTAGCAGTCGCGGGATACGTAGTCGGTGACGTCTTTCCAGTTTCGTCTTCGTTTTCGTTAGCTTTCAGTCCCGATACAGCTTCCCTCGTAGGTGTTCTACTTCTTACAGTGATCGCGAGCATAGCAGTCCTGTTTGCACCATCACATATAGCGGGTGTTCTGATGCTTTCGATAATCGGATTCATGGTCGGTATCTTCTATGTGATAGCCTCGGCACCCGATCTCGCTATAACACAGATAGTAGTCGAGACGGTGACACTCGTCTTCTTCCTCGTAGTTCTCCAAAGACTCCCCGCGTTTTACCAGGAGAGAAAGCCAGGGATAGACAGGGAGCGCGACCTTCTAATCTCTCTCCTAGTCGGAGCCACAGTCTTTGTGACTGTGATAGGAGCGAGATCCGGAACGTCTAGTGTACCCAAGATATCCGATTACTTCATAGAGAACTCCGTAGAACTCGGAGGTGGACACAACGTCGTGAACGTCATACTCGTTGACTTCAGGGGTTTCGACACTCTCGGTGAGTCGGCTGTGGTCATGATGGCTGCGCTCGGAGTCATAACACTCATAGCTTCGAGGACGAAGTCGGGAGGTGGTTCGGAGTGA
- a CDS encoding MnhB domain-containing protein, with product MTTLILKTTSRVVLPLIILYSFALFLQGHSLPGGGFIAGVLTSIGITLVYLAYDIDYLEEHILNEEDVGIPALPDIVDRYRTVFGAGLSLILVSGLVSVALGFPFLTQDYTEAVIPVYGHVELASAVVFDLGVYAVVVGALLTVISVMGGSS from the coding sequence GTGACGACACTCATTCTCAAGACGACTTCGAGGGTCGTTCTACCTCTCATAATTCTATACTCGTTCGCTCTGTTCCTCCAGGGGCACAGCCTCCCCGGCGGCGGCTTCATAGCAGGGGTTCTAACCTCGATAGGCATAACTCTCGTCTATCTCGCCTACGACATCGACTACCTTGAGGAGCATATACTCAACGAGGAAGACGTCGGAATACCCGCTCTACCTGACATAGTCGACAGATACAGGACGGTCTTCGGAGCGGGTCTCAGTCTGATACTCGTAAGCGGTCTCGTATCGGTGGCACTCGGCTTTCCGTTCCTGACACAGGACTACACAGAGGCTGTAATACCTGTGTATGGACACGTCGAGTTAGCCTCAGCAGTAGTCTTCGACCTGGGTGTCTATGCGGTCGTAGTCGGTGCACTCCTCACCGTCATCTCAGTAATGGGGGGATCGTCGTGA
- a CDS encoding sodium:proton antiporter, translated as MIALTLGVMFTSGTYLLLQKDVVRAIWGVTIISQAANVYLITMGGIGGIAPIVGVGVGDGSGYTDPLVQALVLTAIVIGFGVTSFALVLTYRLYEEHGTINLYELGGGD; from the coding sequence ATGATCGCCCTCACTCTGGGTGTGATGTTCACATCGGGTACCTATCTCCTCCTCCAGAAGGACGTCGTAAGGGCTATCTGGGGTGTCACGATCATAAGCCAGGCAGCCAACGTCTATCTCATAACTATGGGTGGTATAGGAGGCATAGCACCGATAGTAGGAGTAGGAGTAGGAGACGGCTCCGGGTACACAGACCCTCTCGTACAGGCACTCGTACTTACTGCGATAGTCATAGGATTCGGAGTCACGTCTTTCGCTCTTGTCCTCACCTACCGTCTCTACGAGGAACACGGTACAATAAACCTATATGAGCTTGGAGGTGGTGACTGA
- a CDS encoding ketopantoate reductase family protein has translation MTVELQILGAGSLGSLLGGLFSHSGTDVRLVGREPHVTRIRDDGLRITGEYDMTSYPEAATSPAEAEVTVVTVKSYDTQEAARSVEGLQEVVVSLQNGMGNEETLERVCSNSEVLAGTATYGARIEEPGVVRCTGRGEIEIGDPEGGESDAAKEFAGTVSDGEVEVDLRDDMPERLWSKTAVNAGINPVTAITRLTNGEAVDDPELRRTIEEAAKEVEDVASEHGVSIDSAAERAVDVARSTADNESSMLQDIKAERRTEIDSINRYVVRKADEEDVSSGLNRRLAALVRGIEKSYLTDTESEYLTGDGYGNKNENNNESEKESENQKDEVVE, from the coding sequence ATGACTGTCGAACTCCAGATACTCGGTGCTGGAAGCCTCGGGAGTCTCTTAGGAGGTCTCTTCTCCCACTCTGGAACCGATGTCAGACTCGTGGGACGCGAGCCACATGTCACGAGGATAAGAGACGACGGACTCCGCATAACGGGAGAGTACGACATGACTTCTTACCCCGAGGCGGCGACTTCTCCCGCGGAGGCGGAGGTAACAGTCGTCACTGTCAAGAGCTACGACACCCAGGAGGCGGCGCGCTCAGTCGAGGGCCTCCAGGAAGTAGTCGTGAGTCTCCAGAACGGGATGGGTAACGAGGAGACTCTTGAGAGAGTATGCTCAAACTCCGAGGTGCTCGCGGGAACTGCGACGTATGGAGCGCGTATCGAGGAGCCGGGTGTCGTGAGATGTACCGGAAGAGGTGAGATAGAGATAGGTGACCCCGAAGGGGGCGAGTCTGACGCAGCGAAGGAGTTCGCCGGGACAGTCTCAGACGGCGAAGTCGAGGTCGATCTGAGGGACGACATGCCGGAGAGACTCTGGTCGAAGACGGCTGTCAACGCAGGTATAAACCCGGTTACAGCAATCACACGTCTCACGAACGGTGAGGCAGTCGACGACCCCGAACTACGCCGTACCATAGAGGAAGCAGCGAAAGAAGTCGAGGATGTCGCGTCGGAACACGGTGTCAGCATAGACAGTGCCGCCGAGAGAGCCGTCGACGTGGCGCGTTCAACCGCCGATAACGAGTCGAGTATGCTTCAGGACATAAAAGCCGAGAGAAGAACCGAGATCGACTCCATAAACCGATACGTAGTGAGGAAAGCCGACGAAGAAGACGTGTCTTCGGGTCTAAACAGGAGACTTGCGGCTCTCGTGAGAGGCATAGAGAAGTCGTATCTTACTGATACTGAGTCTGAGTATCTCACTGGGGATGGATACGGGAACAAGAATGAAAATAATAACGAGAGTGAGAAAGAGAGCGAGAACCAGAAAGACGAGGTGGTAGAATGA